Proteins encoded in a region of the Vicia villosa cultivar HV-30 ecotype Madison, WI linkage group LG5, Vvil1.0, whole genome shotgun sequence genome:
- the LOC131605188 gene encoding uncharacterized protein LOC131605188, with protein sequence MSQIAQHLALPQAPGALPSATVTNPKDNQKINAVTTRRGKPLEVVEKDSESEDQLLEVELDIRENEEVEKEVLELNISLLEALEQMPTYAKFMKDIIAKKQTIADHPIILTETCSAILQGLKIPVKKKDRGAVTIPCTIGDRSFKRALIDLGASISLMPLSIYKKLGIGAIQDTRMTLQFADHSVKRPYGVVQDVLVKVDKFVFPVDFVILEMPEDEEMPIILGRPFLETGRVMIDMDGGTLTLKVYDEELKINVHNTMKHKEDIGTSSNIQVLQQVVESDHVKSVSQLPLERVLSMSIFGENEEANDNDLEVVSMLESQPISKGSRTHGWEDLRQPIALGCNEEKPKSSELKQLPENLKYDSKPRLLRWILLLQEFDVEIRDKKGCENTVADHLSRMSPIEETEERRPIKDEFADEHILAVIGVPWFYLWDDPYLYKRGVDGLIRRCVPEEEQKDVLRACHDSEYGGHFSGDRTASKVLQSGLYWPSLFKDSQEMVKECDKCQRTWNI encoded by the exons ATGAGTCAAATTGCTCAACACCTTGCACTTCCGCAAGCACCAGGAGCCCTCCCAAGCGCAACTGTGACTAATCCTAAagacaatcaaaaaatcaatgccGTCACTACACGGAGAGGGAAACCACTTGAAGTAGTGGAAAAGGATTCGGAGAGTGAGGACCAATTGCTTGAAGTGGAGCTGGACATAAGAGAGAATGAGGAAGTCGAAAAAGAAGTG CTGGAGCTGAATATTTCGTTGTTggaggcacttgagcaaatgcccacctatgccaaattcatgaaggatatcaTCGCTAAAAAGCAAACCATTGCAGATCATCCCATTATTCTaacagaaacttgtagtgctattttgcagggcctGAAGATTCCAGTGAAAAAGAAAGATAGAGGAGCAGTTACTATCCCTTGCACTATTGGAGATAGATCTTTCAAGAGAGCTCTAATTGACCTGGGGGCAAGTATCAGTCTCATGCCTCTATCCATCTACAAAAAGTTGGGAATTGGTGCAATCCAAGACACTCGAATGACTCTCCAATTTGCAGATCATTCGGTCAAGCGACCTTACGGAGTAGTCCAAGACGTCCTTGTGAAAGTGGATAAGTttgtgtttccggtagattttgtaattcttgaaatgcCAGAAGATGAAGAGATGCCTATAATTCTGGGACGGCCATTCTTGGAAACGGGGAGAGTCATGATAGATATGGATGGGGGCACTTTGACTTTGAAGGTctatgatgaagagttaaaaatcaatgttCATAATACCATGAAGCATAAAGAGGATATTGGCACTAGTAGCAATATACAAGTGCTCCAACAAGTGGTAGAAAGTGATCATGTGAAGAGTGTATCACAATTACCTCTCGAAAGAGTTTTGAGCATGTCAATttttggagaaaatgaagaagccAATGATAATGACTTGGAGGTGGTATCAATGTTGGAATCTCAACCTATCTCTAAAGGTTCTCGAACACATGGGTGGGAAGATCTAAGGCAACCAATCGCATTGGGTTGCAATGAAGAAAAGCCAAAAAGTTCAGAATTGAAACAGCTTCCGGagaatcttaaatat GATTCGAAACCCAGACTCCTGAGGTGGATTTTACTTCTCCAAGAGTTCGATGTAGAGATTCGCGACAAGAAAGGGTGTGAAAACACTGTTGCAGATCACCTTTCGCGAATGTCACCCATTGAGGAGACAGAAGAGCGGcgtccaataaaggatgagtttgcTGATGAACACATCCTAGCTGTTATTGGAGTGCCTTG gttctatctaTGGGACGACCCATACCTATACAAGAGAGGAGTGGATGGGCTGATAAGACGATGTGTGCCTGAGGAGGAGCAAAAGGATGTGTTGAGAGCATGTCATGACTCTGAATATGGAGGGCATTTCAGTGGGGATCGTACTGCCTCCAAAGTCTTGCAGTCAGGATTGTACTGGCCATCATTGTTCAAAGATTCCCAAGAGATGGTAAAAGAATGTGATAAGTGTCAGCGTACTTGgaacatataa